In Natronomonas salsuginis, the sequence CTGGATCATCGTACCCGGTGAACCAGTCCTCATCGATGTCGAGATTCGTGATGACGCGGGTGATGTGGTCGTGAATGTGGCACAAGTCCTCTGTCTGCTCCTCGATGGAGCTCAGGATCTCATCATAGTAACTGTGATCGTCGGTAGCCGTCACCGACACCACCACCGTGAATCACGTCCCGATTGAGTAACACCGGAGCGAACAGGCATCCACGCGTGGCTCCCGAACTGCGACCGGATCGGAACCGGGCCGGGCAGGGAACCGAGCATGGCGTGCCAGAGTGTTACTTTGAATCGAAGCATATTTTCGCGCGTGCGATTTCCGAATTGCCAAATAAACGTACGTACTGCGTGGTTTAAGCCGAGAACCGTACAGAGGAATCCGGAAATGACTGCGGTTTAGACCAAAGTATAATGCGATTCGAATCTATCTTCAGTTTCTAAGGGGGTCCACGCGAAACGATGCGGTGAATGCCCGACTCTGAGTCGATTAGTGATTTCCTTCAGAAACGTGGCGCACTCGGTATTCTTACGCTCCTCTCAACGGCGGACGGACGACGATTCAAACACTTGAACGAGTACCTCACGATCAGCTCGTCAACGCTCACTCTCCGTCTCACTGAAGCCCGTGGACTGGGGCTCGTGGTTCCCGGGATGGAGACTGATGAAACTAGTGTGAACAACGAATACCGAATCACGACGCGCGGGAAACGCGTTGCACGCCAGATGGAGAGTCAGGGTCTCATCCACGCCGTTCAGACGATCCTTGACTACCAGCAAGACGTTGAAAGCGAACTACCTGATTTACTCGATTGGGTCGAAGATCACAAAGATGAATTAGCACGGTTGGATGACCGAACACCGTATCAAGATCCGTTTGGAGAGTCCGTCGTTGATACCGGGGATGAACCAGAATACGACGATGAGTTCATGATTGAGGAGGATTTCGGCAGAGTTGAGCAGTGGGGCACTGAACCAGATGAGGAAGAAAACGACGCAGACGAGTAGGATCTTGAGTACCTAGTCTGGTATTGTTTTCACTCACGGTCAGCGTTAAGTTGCGAACCTGCTTCAGGACCACTCAACGTAACGAGGTCTCCTGCTTCAGCACAATCCGGGCAGAAGGGGAGATCGTCTGTGTTGCCGTCCCAATCAACGGTATTCCATTCGAATGAGCCACCACATCCAGAACACCGCCAATTGTAGACTCCGTACTCCTCGGCAAGATCAGGGAATTGGTGAGCGAG encodes:
- a CDS encoding MarR family transcriptional regulator, which produces MNEYLTISSSTLTLRLTEARGLGLVVPGMETDETSVNNEYRITTRGKRVARQMESQGLIHAVQTILDYQQDVESELPDLLDWVEDHKDELARLDDRTPYQDPFGESVVDTGDEPEYDDEFMIEEDFGRVEQWGTEPDEEENDADE